CGGCGTGCCGGCTGCTCAGCcggcagaggaggatcgggaggaggcaCACGAGCCCGAGCAACCCGCGCCCGTTGCTGCCGCACCCTCGGTCGATACTCGATCGGGCTCGAGCTTGCCATccttctccgacgtcagggcctggatgTCCGGCCGAGGGAAGGCCCCTATGGCATCGGGCGACGAAggaaggtcggccggtggtgggggGTCGACCGACTCCCCATTCCCtgaaggtgcgtcgggcctggccaaccacgacttggccaggtgGCTGTGCCAGGTGCTCCTTCTTCCAgccgacatcgaggcgatgaagaatcagcgtgtctccgacatgctgtcttcattctacctgatgatgatccgggtgagtttctctcttcttcatttTCAATATAGCTTCCGTAAGTTTGGTCTCTTGACGGTCGGTCTTGTTTTGTGCAGCTGGcttacaacatatccgagctagaggtcgGATATCGAAAGTTTAGTGACCTGCGCGCGGCCTGGAGGGACAAGGTTGCGGCCACCGAAGCCGACAAGGTcatcctggtcgaccagctgcaacagtcgatcgaccgggagggccgacttgagggggaggtcacccgactcacggaggaggtctcccgactcacgggcaccttggcgacatcggagtcagagctgcagtcggcccgggatgacgcgaagaagaagtcccggaccgtccgttggcttcggcacgagcgggacagctttgccaaggagctgaaggccgaacgcgagcagctccgagtaagcctcggAAACCTCGCTAAGACCGAAGAAGGCCTatccatcgcccaggccgacgcagacatcgcgaaggcagaagcggagtcggcgaaggaggccatgggtcgggctgTTGAAGACTTCCGCGACTCGGAAGAGTACCGggaagagcttctggagagcggcttcctttcgtaTCGGGTTGGGTACGAagatgctcgggaagccgttcgacacctgtacccggagcttgatctcagcGGCATTGTTCTgccggagtcggaggccccagctgcggaggagacgacCGACCCAGCATCGGAAGGCctcaccaccagggcggaagccgaagaagacgCAGAGCAAGCCACCGAAGATCAAGCGGCCCCGACTGCCGAAGCCAGAGTGGGTTCGCCGACCGTCCCCGGCCGTCATCCAGTGGAGGAGGCTGACTCTGAGGACTAgtcgatttttttcttttctttttgcttcGGCTTATAATACTTGTAGTCGGGCTTCAGCCCAGTTTGTAAACTTGTCttgatcttcaatgaaatcaaagtcaaagtTTTTGGACTTGAACCTTTTCTTTCCGcatgtctttcttttttcctgTGTTGCGGAATGCATTTGAACACATAAGTCGCCAGTCCGATAGATCAGTTAGGATGTTCGGTAATGCGTGCCGTCACGAAGGCAGagcaagtcccgactttggatcggtcttccgacggtcgagggctTAAGTCGGGCGTCCTTCACCCGACGGTGAGTCGGGCGTATTCGTTGAGTCGAAAGCTGACCGACCGTCGGATAAGGCTTGGCAGTCGGATGTTGTCCGATGCGTTTAGTCGGAGAaacgatgataagtcggatctcgatacccttgtgtcgggtacttACGTCGTGCCgcatgatagacggtggtaagccgaatgtcTTTCGGCCGGCCGTAGCccggtcggtgagtcatgaatgcgacagaggtcgcatcgtgtgatagatggtggtaagtcgaatatccttcgaccggccgtagctcgatcggtaagtcgcgacggcggtcgcgcaggcgttatgcctttctttggtcggggctcagtcggcaagttagccgatcgtttggcccgaaagttcgaccgtagaaggagtgttaactcccgcTGTCATGGACGGTTCGGCCCTTGTGAGCGTCCGATACAtcgtcggcgatcgggccgtcGGCTCCATATGTGGATATTAAGTCCAagtcgggacgtcgggactcgaccttcttggcgagcgccgatcatcagtcgaagagttaagacttcaaaatttgaaactggatttgtattccgaatgaacaagtacaaagttcattggtgatacaacttcaggttgtcagtattccaggtccggggaatgggtttcccttccagagtttccagtcgataagcccttggcccgtaggtgtccgctaccatgtagggcccttcccaatttggagctagcttcccttggtcgagtggcttcgagacttctgcctttcttaggactaggtccccagccctgaagagctttggcctgaccttggcattgtaatattgggctaccttctgtcggtatgaagccatgcgaagttgagcctcatctcgaagttcggggaggaggtctagatcGGCCCTTCGGCACTCAGAGTTGTTCGgttcttgatactgctcgactcgGGTTGATGGCAGTCCGACctcgagcggtatcattgcctttgtcccataggccaaactgaaaggtgactccccagtcggaatgcggggggtcattcggtaagcccacaggacggagctcAATTCCtcaacccagaggcctttggcttcattcagtcgggttttgagcccgtgcagtatggtccggttggtcaccttgacctcaccattggactgtgggtgtccgactgaagtcagtcggtgcgtgatgtgaaacctcgcacagaagtctctgaagtcctagttgtcgaactgtcgcccgttgtcggtgataatggtatgcggcaatccgaacctgaagatgatggacttctggacgaagtcctccatcttccgctcggtaatctgcgccaggggctcggcctccacccacttggtgaagtagtcgatggcaacggctatgaacttcctttggcccgataccggagggaaaggaccgagaatgtcgacctcccactgagcgaagggccatggggcgacaataggagtgatttggctggttggtcggtgttgtacgttggcatacttctggcacggttcgcacttccggaccaactcagccgcatcttTCCTCATGGTGggtcagtagtaaccctgccgcaggaccttgtaggccaaggatttgccccccaagtaactcccgcagatcccttcgtgtacttctctgagtgcgtaatccacgtcggtcggtcccaagcacctgagcaaggggagggagaacgaccttttgtagagtcggccatccatgatcacattttgggaggccgaccatcggagccgcctggcctccgcgggatcttcagggctgatcctgtcggtcaggtactgaacaatcagatccatccagcttggttcggacgtcagttgtagcacctcatcgaccttgtcgatgctcggctgctcgagattcttcacgaacgtccggcccaaagagtcgaaagccgagatcgctagcctggagagtgcgtcggcccgggcgttctctgacctggggatatgggagatctcgaaatactcgaggtgcATCACGAGATCCTTCACCCTCTGGAGATATTTCGCCATAGCTgggtctcgcgcctcgaattcacctttgacctgccccacgattagctgagaatcggagaatacccggaggctgtcgatcccaagttccctTGCCATTCTCAAGCCGGTgaggagcgcttcgtactcgacgtggttattggaggctttgaagtcgaatcggaggacgtactcggtgactaccccattcgagttggtgagtaggaacccagccccgctcccttgagcgtttgaagctccatcgatgtgcagtacccaggtggagaccggatcAGGTTCAGAGATCGCGGCTCGTCCGGGGTCCGCGCCTTCCaacccttggtcggtcgtcgggcattctgcgatgaagtcggccaggacctgggcctttaaggcaggtcgcggtcggtactgtatgtcgaactcgctgagcttcattgcccacttcacCAGTCGccccgatgtgtcgggtcggcgcaatatcgccctcaggggctggttggtgagaaccacaatggcgtgcgcctggaagtatggacggagtcgttgtgcagagACGGTCagagcgaaaatcatcttttctgtctccgaatatcgagcttcagcgtCGCAGAGCACTTTGCTGATATAGTAGACAGgttgatgggttcggctctcgttttctcggacgagcaccgaactgaccgcctcgggggaagtggccaaatagagatacagtgtCTCCCCGACCTCCGGCTTCATAAGCAACGGCGGAGAAGCCAGGTACCTCTTCAAATCCTCGAAGGCCcgtcggcactcatccgaccaagagaagcccctcgcctgcctcagggttttgaagaatgggaggcatcttttggccgaccgagagatgaatcggctaagtGCAACGATTTTTTCATTCAGCTGCTGgatctccttcttggtgttcggatgccgcatgtcgacgattgctttgattttctcggggttggcctcgattcttcgctgagaaacgaggaacccgagaaacttccccgaggtcactccgaaagcgcacttagtcggattcagcttcattcgatatTATCGTAGAGTGCGAAAAGCTTCTTCGAGATCTTGAATATGATCTGCAGTCTGCGTactttttaccagcatgtcgtccacatatattttcatattacgcccgatctggtctttgaagaccttattgacgagtcgttggTAGGTAGCTCCCGCGTTCTTCAGCCTGAAGGGCATCACCctatagcagtagaggcccttgggtgtcacgaaggcagtgtgctcctcatcttcgggcgccaTTCGGATTTGTACCcgatgaaggcatccatgaagctgagcagtcgatatccggacgtcgcatccaccagctggtcgatctttggaagtggaaagctgtcctttggacaggcccgattcaagtcggtatagtcgatgcaaatccttcactttccgttggctttcttcactataacaacattgacgagccaatcgggatatgtagtttctctga
This genomic window from Elaeis guineensis isolate ETL-2024a chromosome 13, EG11, whole genome shotgun sequence contains:
- the LOC140853141 gene encoding uncharacterized protein, coding for MASGDEGRSAGGGGSTDSPFPEVWSLDGRSCFVQLAYNISELEVGYRKFSDLRAAWRDKVAATEADKVILVDQLQQSIDREGRLEGEVTRLTEEVSRLTGTLATSESELQSARDDAKKKSRTVRWLRHERDSFAKELKAEREQLRVSLGNLAKTEEGLSIAQADADIAKAEAESAKEAMGRAVEDFRDSEEYREELLESGFLSYRVGYEDAREAVRHLYPELDLSGIVLPESEAPAAEETTDPASEGLTTRAEAEEDAEQATEDQAAPTAEARVGSPTVPGRHPVEEADSED